One window from the genome of Garra rufa chromosome 1, GarRuf1.0, whole genome shotgun sequence encodes:
- the LOC141330426 gene encoding uncharacterized protein — MKENKESKEVSEVEEKHYDKPGEKPLSHSENKNTFLKKRRAKESFTCTQCGRSLKTKYSLECHMRIHTGEKPFTCGQCGKSFSEKRSLEIHVRVHTGEKPFMCDQCEKRFSNKKYLELHMRVHTGEKPYKCDQCGKSFTQRPHLMGHLRIHTREKPYACDQCEKTFPFKRNLDVHMTVHTGEKPFKCDQCGKSFAQSAGLKGHVRSHTGEKPFTCEQCGKRFTRQQSRAIHMRIHTGEKPHVCRQCGKSFSRSGHLKSHMKVHTGEKLFECDQCEKRFSDKNYLKLHMKGHSGEKPFTCDHCGKAFLRASVLKAHLAVHMKEKPHSCSECGKCFSLLSYLHKHEKTHSATGAYMCFECVKTFSSANSLRRHQMIHAGEKLYKCVRCDKRYTQ, encoded by the coding sequence ATGAAAGAGAACAAGGAGAGTAAAGAAGTGAGTGAAGTGGAGGAGAAACATTATGACAaacctggagaaaaacctttgagtCACTCAgagaacaaaaatacatttttaaagaaaagaagagccaaggaatctttcacctgcactcagtgtggaaggagtttAAAAACCAAATATAGTCTTGAGTGTCATATGAgaatccacaccggagagaaaccgttTACGTGTGGTCAATGCGGAAAGAGTTTCTCAGAGAAGCGCAGTCTTGAAATTCATGttagagttcatactggagagaaaccgttcatgTGTGATCAGTGCGAAAAGAGATTCTCAAACAAAAAATATCTTGagcttcacatgagagttcacactggagagaaaccatacaaATGTGATCAGTGCGGAAAGAGCTTCACACAAAGACCGCATCTTATGGGACACCTGAGGATCCACACCAGGGAGAAGCCATACGCCtgtgatcagtgtgaaaagactttcCCATTCAAACGTAATCTTGATGTTCAtatgacagttcacactggagagaagccattcaagtgtgatcaatgcgggaagagtttcgCACAATCTGCAGGCCTTAAAGGGCATGTAAGAtcccacactggagaaaagcctttcacgtgtgagcagtgtggaaagagattcacaCGCCAACAAAGTCGTGCGattcacatgagaatccacactggagagaaaccgcatGTGTGCcgtcaatgtgggaagagtttcagccGATCAGGACACCTTAAATCGCACATGaaagtccacactggagagaagctatTCGAATGTGATCAATGTGAAAAGAGATTCTCAGACAAAAATTATCTCAAGCTTCATATGAAAGGTCACAGcggagagaagccgttcacaTGTGATCACTGCGGCAAAGCATTTCTTAGGGCATCGGTCCTGAAGGCACACCTCGCAGTTCACATGAAGGAGAAGCCGCATTCGTGTTCTGAATGCGGAAAGTGTTTTTCACTGCTGTCGTATTTACATAAACACGAGAAAACTCATAGTGCTACAGGAGcttacatgtgctttgagtgtgtgAAGACTTTTTCTTCAGCGAACAGTTTAAGACGGCATCAGATGATTCACGCTGGAGAAAAACTTTACAAGTGTGTACGCTGTGACAAGAGATACACTCAATGA